TTTAAGTCAACCAGATGCACCGTTTGCAGAGTTGCCATCTCGGAGTGAGAATATTTTAGGTACAATTTTTGCAGGACCAGGCGATCGCGTGGTTAATGATATTCTGCGAGGACAACGACAAGATACGTTTCCTCCTCAAGTTATCATTCCACCAGGTGAAAGCCGGATGTTGTTGAATGCACCGATTCCTGTCAGTGGACTGACACCACCTTTAAATGGTCGGTCTACACTCATGCGACTGTGGAGTAATGACACAGTGTATACAGCCAGTCTAGCAATGTTTGCACCAAAAAATCCTGATGATACTGAGCGTGCGCCTACTTTAGAAGACTGGCAAAATTTGCTCAATAATGGTGATTTATCCGGACCACGCGATAAAACACCAACCCCTCTCGAACAGACTAACAAACCAATCATATATGGTCGCGTTGCCGGAGTCACACAGGGGTCTGAATGGAAAGCCTTACTCATAGATGATCCAAAAGCTCAGCATTTAACCATACCCACTTCCGGACAAGCCTTTTCCTACCCTCTGGGTGCCCTAGATCGCGGTACCTTAGGAACGAGTCAAATACAAAGTGCACCGATGATGGTGCGCTATCCTGACACAGCATATCGTGCTCATGGAAACTACACTTTACAATACAGTTTAACGCTACCATTGTATAACAATACACAAAACTTGCAAACAGTTATTGTGTCAATGCAGACACCAATAAAAGAAGACCAGTTAACCAAATCCGGATTGCGCTTTTTAAATCCACCAGCACAGCAAGTATTTTTCCGGGGTTCTGTCAGAGTACGTTACAAAGATGATCAGGGTTTACCCCAAACCCAGTACTTGCATTTAGTGCAAAAACGAGGACAACAAGGAGAACCATTAGTAGTACTCAACATGAAACCAGGCGAAAAAAGACTTGTAGAAGTAGATTTCCTCTATCCGCCAGACGCCACCCCGCCACAGGTTCTGACAGTGCAAACTTTGAATAACGCTAGTTCAACGAGCTCTGTGAAATAGTAAAGTTATGAACAAACGGCGAGATAATGTCCCCTTTGATCCTTACTACTTCGAGAAACAAGCATCCCTAGATGTGACCTTTTCACTCAGCAACACGTTCCGCCACATCTACCAAACTAATCATTGGCGTGGATCCGATTCAGTTTCAGGGGAAGGCGCGAGTAGCACCCAAACACAACAGATAGAAGCTAAACTTCCAGCACTACTTAAGACATTACAGGTAGATGTACTCCTCGATCTACCGTGCGGAGACTTCAGTTGGATGCAGTTGATTGACTTACCTGTTTCACGTTATATCGGCGCAGATATTGTGTCCGAACTTATCCTAGAGAATCAGAAGCGGTACGGAAGCCAAAATCATCAGTTTCTGACACTGGATTTTCTAAGCGAACCTCTACCAACAGCAGATCTCTTGTTATGCCGAGACTGCTTTGTGCATCTTTCGTTTGGAGACATTTTCTCTGCTCTCAATAACATGAAAAGGAGCCAGATTACTTACCTACTGACGACTACTTTCCCTAATTGTGAGGAGAATGAAGATATTACCACAGGTGACTGGCGTTTACTAAATTTAGAAAAACCCCCTTTTTCTTTTCCGACACCACTACAGCTGATCAACGAGCAATGTAGTGAGGGAGGTGGTATTTTTCGAGATAAGAGTTTAGGATTATGGCTTTTACAAGATATTCATTTAGTGAAGGAACTCTAAAACTCGCCCCGACTTGAAAATTTCTCTTTTAGTTCTGAGTTCTGAGTTCTGAGTTCTATTTTCAAGTCAGCTTTACTCGTGAAGAAAAAATCCTACGCTTTCTAAGCGTGGGATTATCAGTCTGACCTTTCGTTTACTACAACTCGGACCTTGACAACAACATCATCATTCACTTTGACATAGACCTTTACCACTAATCCAAATGTGGAGTTGACTTTGACTAAAACATTAACCTTGACCACAATTAGTAAGGAACCCCGGTAGTTAACCGGGGAAAAAGGGGTTTTGTCGTGTACTTTGAGTCTTTTGTGCAAGACCGCATTAATTAATAAGATAAGCTTGTTTCAACTTGATTAGTTGCCAAATTGCCAAATGAATTAGGTCATACTAAATAAAATAAAACCCCAGGTTTATGACCTGGGGGACGGTGTTTCAACCACGATGTGCATGACGGCTTATTGCCCTAATCTATCTTTTCATGCTTTAGAAAAGTAGCCAAAATGCCAATAAAAGTTAATACTGATCGCTACTAAGTTCAAAATAATGACTTCAGCTTTTAGTCCATTTTAATGGACTTGGTTTATGAGCCTGGGACTTAAAGTCCTAGGCGGATGAGAACGGAGTCAAATAACATGTAATAAGTTTGACATTTGTTTTCCCAGGTGCAAGATGTAAGCAAAGGGAGCCGCTACGCGATCGCCCTAGGCAAATGAGCGATTGCGCTGCGCGCAGACGCCAAGGGCGTATCGCTCCTACTTGAGGTGAAAGTGCGTAAGCATTACTCCTTTGATAGAACGTTCTTATGGTCAAACATGGCTGTTGATTTGGCTAAACTGTTTCGTAAGACGGGAGTTAAACCATGAATATTTACGAGATTTTGCAAGCAAAACGAGAAGAAATCCTCCGAAGTGCTGCTAAATATGGAGCATACAACGTACGTATTTTTGGCACTGTGGGTAGCATTACTTGTAAAATAGTCAAGTAGGCGATAAATTTACCCGCCACTAGAACCTTACCAAGAAGGTAGTTTACAAGTTTCCGCTCTTCACACCATTCATTTGACATCCTGACAATATGGAAGATAATAACCCTCAGCGTAAAATGTCTGAAGAAGAACGTTTTCAATCAGACAGTTATTCCTATTTGGAACAGCCGGAAAATGCTACTCGCTATACACTACCAATTCATTTTCTAGAGGATGCTTTTAAAGAAAGGTCGTTCTCTTTGTTGGATCTGGGGTGTGGGAATGGAGCTTTGCTCAAATATCTGCCTTCTCAATGCGACTACGTTGGGGTAGATCACAGTGAATATGCCATTCAATACTGTTCAAACCTATACCCCAACCGAACTTTTGTGTGCGAAGATTTATGGGTATTTCTGCGTAAACTTGCTACAGAAAATAAAAAGTTTGATGCAGTGGTACTATGCGGAATGATATATCATACAGTTGATAAGGAAAACCAACAACGCAAAAATGAGCAGGAAATCATTCAATTTTGTCTGGACAATATAATAAGCGACAAAGGATATCTGATCATAATTATAGGACTTAATTATGGCAACCATCCAAATCATAGTCTGTTTGTTCGAGCGGAATGGCTACAAAAGTTAGTAGAACAAATGCTGGAAACTGCAAAGGCAAACATTGTTTACGAGAATCTGTGCCTACAGATCGGCTTGGAAAAAAAAATTGCACAGCAAAAAGTTATTCCTGAGTG
This portion of the Brasilonema sennae CENA114 genome encodes:
- a CDS encoding DUF3370 domain-containing protein is translated as MFPFLLIFPLAQITPSAPPPPEEIVQQQQVRPLLGTVDSIPVFNSNSPEKVLKEGILLSTFPASGKKVPTAHLNFPFKGRFDIFAHHVAQAPTPEDLRTLYLGIILHNPGKQPVTVNILQAASYLSQPDAPFAELPSRSENILGTIFAGPGDRVVNDILRGQRQDTFPPQVIIPPGESRMLLNAPIPVSGLTPPLNGRSTLMRLWSNDTVYTASLAMFAPKNPDDTERAPTLEDWQNLLNNGDLSGPRDKTPTPLEQTNKPIIYGRVAGVTQGSEWKALLIDDPKAQHLTIPTSGQAFSYPLGALDRGTLGTSQIQSAPMMVRYPDTAYRAHGNYTLQYSLTLPLYNNTQNLQTVIVSMQTPIKEDQLTKSGLRFLNPPAQQVFFRGSVRVRYKDDQGLPQTQYLHLVQKRGQQGEPLVVLNMKPGEKRLVEVDFLYPPDATPPQVLTVQTLNNASSTSSVK
- a CDS encoding class I SAM-dependent methyltransferase — translated: MNKRRDNVPFDPYYFEKQASLDVTFSLSNTFRHIYQTNHWRGSDSVSGEGASSTQTQQIEAKLPALLKTLQVDVLLDLPCGDFSWMQLIDLPVSRYIGADIVSELILENQKRYGSQNHQFLTLDFLSEPLPTADLLLCRDCFVHLSFGDIFSALNNMKRSQITYLLTTTFPNCEENEDITTGDWRLLNLEKPPFSFPTPLQLINEQCSEGGGIFRDKSLGLWLLQDIHLVKEL
- a CDS encoding class I SAM-dependent methyltransferase, which translates into the protein MEDNNPQRKMSEEERFQSDSYSYLEQPENATRYTLPIHFLEDAFKERSFSLLDLGCGNGALLKYLPSQCDYVGVDHSEYAIQYCSNLYPNRTFVCEDLWVFLRKLATENKKFDAVVLCGMIYHTVDKENQQRKNEQEIIQFCLDNIISDKGYLIIIIGLNYGNHPNHSLFVRAEWLQKLVEQMLETAKANIVYENLCLQIGLEKKIAQQKVIPEWFVQDASTDYSSKFVGTYWASWTFIASPACVTG